From Labeo rohita strain BAU-BD-2019 chromosome 18, IGBB_LRoh.1.0, whole genome shotgun sequence, the proteins below share one genomic window:
- the nts gene encoding neurotensin/neuromedin N, with translation MCRNCGTTKKMQMQLTSVMLLFLLCNGLCSDIDQGKRALEEEVLRSLLTSKVKQSKHIAPLWKLPLHDVCRMINGLGESWQEVWGSEEKQEDGEVQADYDQRVSGTLAQMLEEMHDLQNLCRVLQPRELQDDQEYLELDQNSDSPLKRKSPYILKRQLRTNKSRRPYILKRSVYY, from the exons ATGTGCAGAAACTGTGGGACTACTAAGAAAATGCAGATGCAGCTGACCTCCGTTATGctcctttttttattgtgtaatgGACTGTGTTCAG ATATAGACCAGGGGAAAAGGGCACTAGAGGAAGAGGTACTGAGAAGTCTTCTCACTTCAAAG GTAAAGCAGAGCAAGCACATCGCCCCCCTGTGGAAGCTGCCGCTTCACGATGTCTGCAGGATGATAAACGGTCTTGGGGAGTCCTGGCAGGAGGTCTGGGGCAGTGAGGAGAAGCAGGAGGATGGGGAGGTTCAGGCTGACTATGACCAGAGGGTCTCGGGTACCCTCGCCCAAATGCTTGAGGAAATGCATGATCTTCAGAACCTCTGCAGGGTCCTGCAGCCTAGAGAG CTTCAAGATGACCAAGAATATCTGGAGCTGGACCAAAACAGCGACAGTCCACTAAAGAGGAAATCTCCATATATACTTAAAAGGCAACTGCGCACCAATAAATCAAGACGGCCGTACATTCTGAAGAGAAGTGTGTATTACTGA
- the mgat4c gene encoding alpha-1,3-mannosyl-glycoprotein 4-beta-N-acetylglucosaminyltransferase C has product MRLVLKYLDKMRCFRKRSTIPFLVALITFLLFINLYIEDGYVLEEDKRQLRETSMHPLNSERYVHTFKDITNFSGTINVTYRYLAGTPLPRKKYLTIGLSSVKRKRGNYLLETIKSIFDQSSYEELKEIVVVVHLADFDLAWCESLVQEISRKFGHHIIAGRLLVIHAPEEYYPSLDGLKRNYNDPEDRVRFRSKQNVDYAFLLNFCTNLSDFYMMLEDDVRCSRNFLTALKKVVASREGSYWVMLEFSKLGYIGKLYHSRDLPRLAHFLLMFYQEMPCDWLLIHFRGLLAQKDAIRFKPSLFQHMGYYSSYKGAENKLKDDDFEEDSLDIPDNPPASLYTNINVFESYDAAKAYSSVDEYFWGKAPSTGDFYVIVFNKATKISKIKIITGTDDRQNDILHHGALEVGEKLVGTKKGRQCSSYITLGEFKNGNIEVHDVDHKIAFDIECVRIVVTASQKEWLIIRSISLWTTQGASQ; this is encoded by the exons atgagactGGTGTTGAAGTACCTGGACAAGATGAGATGTTTCCGGAAGCGTTCCACCATTCCTTTTCTGGTGGCTCTCATTACCTTCCTGCTCTTCATAAACCTCTACATCGAGGACGGCTACGTTCTG GAGGAAGACAAACGTCAGTTACGAGAAACCTCAATGCATCCGCTGAACTCAGAGCGCTATGTTCATACCTTTAAAGATATCACCAATTTTTCGGGAACAATCAATGTGACTTATCGGTACCTCGCTGGAACACCTTTACCTCGAAAAA AGTATCTCACCATTGGATTGTCATCCGTGAAAAGAAAACGAGGAAACTACCTGCTGGAGACTATCAAGTCTATTTTTGACCAATCAAGCTACGAGGAGCTCAAAGAGATTGTTGTGGTTGTCCACTTGGCAGATTTTGACCTGGCATGGTGCGAGAGCCTAGTTCAGGAAATCTCAAGGAAGTTCGGCCACCATATCATTGCAGGTCGGCTGCTAGTTATCCATGCACCTGAGGAGTACTACCCATCCCTGGATGGGTTGAAGAGAAACTACAACGATCCAGAGGATAGGGTACGCTTCCGTTCTAAACAGAACGTAGATTATGCGTTTCTACTCAACTTCTGCACCAACCTTTCAGACTTCTACATGATGTTGGAAGACGATGTGCGCTGTTCTCGAAACTTTCTCACCGCCCTGAAGAAAGTGGTGGCATCTAGAGAGGGATCGTATTGGGTGATGCTGGAATTCTCCAAACTGGGCTACATAGGGAAGCTGTACCACTCACGAGACCTTCCCAGACTTGCTCATTTCCTGCTCATGTTCTATCAGGAGATGCCTTGCGATTGGCTTCTTATCCATTTCCGAGGCTTACTGGCCCAGAAGGATGCGATTCGCTTCAAGCCTTCTCTTTTCCAACACATGGGCTACTATTCCTCCTATAAGGGAGCTGAAAACAAACTTAAGGATGATGACTTTGAGGAAGACTCCCTTGATATCCCAGATAACCCACCTGCCAGTTTGTATacaaacataaatgtatttgagAGCTATGATGCTGCCAAAGCTTACAGTAGCGTGGATGAGTATTTCTGGGGCAAGGCTCCATCCACTGGGGACTTCTATGTAATAGTGTTCAACAAGGCAACAAAAATCAGCAAAATCAAGATCATCACGGGAACGGATGATCGGCAGAATGATATTTTGCATCACGGAGCTCTGGAAGTGGGGGAGAAATTAGTAGGAACCAAAAAGGGAAGGCAGTGCTCCTCCTATATCACTTTAGGGGAGTTTAAAAATGGAAACATTGAGGTTCATGATGTGGACCACAAGATAGCATTCGATATTGAGTGTGTTCGCATTGTGGTAACAGCAAGTCAGAAAGAATGGCTTATCATTAGAAGCATAAGCCTCTGGACTACACAAGGCGCCAGTCAATGA